The DNA region agccccagaagAGTCAGAAGGTAACTTGTTTTTTGCAGCTCTGAGGGAGATGAAATGAACCTGCACACTCAGAGCACTGTTTTCGCTCTCTGACTGCAAGCAGTGATGCTTGAAAGCTCTAAGCCCAGCTTTAGGAAGTTCAgctggctggcagtgctgtgccagctggTTAGCATGCTCAGGTGCTGTGTAACTACTAGAAAGGAAAGGGTGGCCAGTCAATCCAGAGCATGCTTCCAAAACATTGGTAAATTATGTTCTAGATGGCTTCCTTTTAAAAGCGTATTCCAGCCCCTTGAGGTGAGCTTCAGTGTGAATACACTGAAAGGATGAACCTTGCTGTTCTCTGCCTGTTGCACCTAGAAGTGATTTGAAcccaacagctctgctgcttttcctgagtCTTAAGTCTTCACATTCCTTCATCAGAAGCATCAACCTCTGAAGTGGCAGTTGCTGCACTAGCGCTCTTACCTGTAGCACTTTGGGTTCAAGAGATTGTTTTGCTTGTCTTCCTTTGCCTATTAAAGAGGGCTACATGCAGCCTTGTGCATCTAGCATGTGGCTCTTTATGCTGACTGATGCTCCCAGCATGGTTTGGGGGAGCgagagagcagagggctgggataAGGTAGGGATGAAACCATCTTGGCTGTTGGGTGAAGTAGAGGGAGGGAGTTAGGAAAAATGCACACAAGTGGAGTGTTCTTTATTGTGCCTGGGGTGATCAAGTTTTTGTACAGCTGAGAGCAACAAAACAAGTGCCAAATagctgaagaagaggctgaggggaaactgaaacacaggtaacagtgttgccagcaggatgaggctgTGCAAAGCCtcctgctggttttgtttgcatGCAGCACGGAGTCTGGACTATAGCAGTACTCCTACTCTGGCTCTATGTGCCAGAGTGCTGAATATAATCACTCCAAAGCTGAACGAGTATTGTTCAGAGCACTCTGGCCCGAAAGCTGAGCCTGTATGTTACATTATTGGCATGATGCTTTTTCTCCTGCATCATAAACTATTAGCTGCTTATCTGGCAATCTTAGTCAATTCTGTAATCCGTCACAAATACCCCAAATACCCAAAACTAATACATAAAGGCACACTAATCTTTCAGGCAACAGGTATTTATTAGTGTTTGGTTTGCAGTTTTTTCCCCCAAGCAGAGAAAAAGATCCTGCTTTCTACTTTAAACTAAAACTCCTCTCTTTTTAGGCTTCCACAAATCTGGAAGATGAACCAGCAAACGTAGATGCTGCCACAAGCCTGCTATCTCAGCTGTAATGCACAACGGACCGTGGAGAGTTTGTAAGAAATGAAAATCACAAACACTGATGACTTGCTTTGTAcagttttatttaaaaaaatcttgttAATATACAAGTATTGGCACACTTTAATACAAACTAAAACAGACCTTTCCTATCTTCTAGGAAAGTGGAATGTCAGAAGTCAGTGTGAGAAACTTAAAGTGCTAAAACAGAAGGCACTTCACAAAATTGGTTCACTGAAACAACTTATAGTAACTGGAAATGATACCCTTCACTCTTCAGCTTGGCAGTGAAAACTTCAAAACTGATTGAAAGGTTTAAAATATCAGAAAGCTTCTTGGCAGTAAAGCTTCAAAGAAAATGCTGTTAACTGAAAAAGCAGCCTAATCATTTTTTAAAGAAATGATCAGAAGGCTATAAAGCATTTTCACTTTTCTTACTTAAGAACACTCCAAATAACTGGTTTACACAGACAACActctggtggaaaaaaaaaacatgccaGAATTTTTCATAGAAGCCCTTTTTATCTGGTTGTTGAATCTGTTTTGTGAAGtaaaggaagcaaaaggaaataGACTCCCAGAGCCAGTGAACTAAGAAGTTATACATTCATTATTCAAATACTTAGGTTATGAAGAAGTCTAGAATGTTACAGTTAGAGGTAGATAAGTAGTCTGGTTGACACAGTATCTAATAATTTAGTATCTGCACATCAAAGAGATCACAGACTCCTTCATTATCATCCAGGTTAAAGTTGTAGTCATCTCCAGGAGTAGGAGAGAGTCGTAAGAGAGGGAAAACTGTAAAGCAGGAAGAGTTTAGTTTAAATTAAGACACTTGTGTAATATCAAGCCCTATCTCACAATTCATGATGTTCGCTGCCACCAGCATCAGGGTTAGTCTTAGTCATTTAGAGTCTCGACAAGCATGCTAGGATCCTGCTGGGGATACCTGTGTTGCTTTCACATGAAGACAGTAATTGCTctgtctgcattttttttcctcaataaTACAAAGAGAATTTGCTGGAGTGACAGCTGTGGAATAGAAACTGAATCTGTCCTTCCATAGCAAAGGAGCTCCTGAAACTTCCATGAGAAAGACATGGTATGTAATTTCTTTGTCTTGTTGCAGTATCACATGTATCAGCCTTCAAATAGTTACCATTTAAAGTAAGGAAAATGTTATTATCCCTACAGATTAAAAATGGAGGCTAGCAGTTTCTCTGGGCACTGCCTTTCAAGCATGGACCTGAAGCTGCCTTTGTGGGAGGAATGCAAGaaaagcagcctcagctctcctgctgcaccTCAGGAACCCTCACCtagtgcagctgagctgagcatgCTGCCTCTGTTCTGAACGTGGCAGTTCTTTCCATTGTAGCCATATGCTGGCACACCCACATCCACTGTCATGCCTCTCTTAGGGCTCTTAACTATGTGGTTCTTGCTGGATAAGCCCTGAGGGTGTCTGCTTGAAAGGCAGATattagcacaggctgctcatagCAGCATGGTTAGAAAGCAAAAATAATAATACCAGCTGAATTCACCTCTTTACCTGGCACCTCAGTGACACAGCAGTGTGGCAGGGAATATACCAACTTACTGGCTGTGGTTTAGTTCTGTATTATATGGCCCTTGAACTGCAAGAGCAAAAATAGGTGACATTTCTGTTGTGTCAGTGTAGCATGGCTGGCCATGTACCAGTCTGCATTTCAGAGTTCTGTAACGTTTACTCAAAGCTCCTGCAGGAAGCTTGAGGCAAAGTAGAATTAAACAGGCTTATtttctccccaccctgcccaaggcagcacTTCACTCATCAGCCTGTTCTTTATTTGTTCCTGAATTTAGGGCCGCTGGGTTATGCATGTAAGGATGGATTAAAGCTTTCACATTTTGACTGTTAAATAAAACTTGCAGGGAATGAAAAAGGGAGCAAAGATAGGAATGACAAAGATGGAGGCAAGTGCATGGTAAGGAATTAGTTTCATACTAGCCCTTGGCATCAGATTTAACAGACACCTGCCAAGAGTGTGGTTCACGCAAAACCCACGCTGCTACTTGTGATTATTAGGCAAGAGGTCAGATACTCACCGTCAGAAGACATGAGTTCATCAATGATATCCCCACTGATGTTTCCTGTGAAAGACAGAGTTATGTGTCCATGTTTGTGTCCACACAGCCTCAGGAGAGCACTGAAGTGCAGACCACagaccagctgctgcagagttaACAAATCGTGTATATATAACGTAGATCAACCTGCGTCTCCTGGGGTTTCCCGATACATTTCACCCACTGACCCCTTGTAAACCTAGAGCCATGGACAATGTGAGGCTGATTTGGTGGCAGAGAAAGGTATTTTGCTCTAAAGGAGTTTGCTACTTGGAAGTGGCTCAGTGGCTTCATGGAGAAGACAGGCCTGCTGTGCCACACAAGCGTTATGGCAAAGGAGGGCTTGGGGAACTCATAAAAACTTCTGAACAGTAACTACTGCTTCCTACCTGTGGGCTCCTCCATCTTGGCTATGTCGAATGAGTTTGGCTTGAGAATACAGTTAACATCCAGAGGCAGCAAGCCCTGGTAGTCACTGGAGCTAGATGTATCTTGGGCAACATCCCCTGCAAGGCTGGGGTAGAGCGCAGGCTCTGGAAGGCTGGAgtaaggagctgctgaggtggtactgctctgctgcacacagccctcTGCAAAAACAGAAAGAGCCTGCTGTGGTAAAGGTGAACACAAAACACCTGCATTCAGCTTTGTCTTTTGAGGAGAACATGGTCAGTGTCTGGGATGAGGTGAGAGGAGTCTCACCTCCCAAAGTCACAGGCACAATTCAATCAGGAGCCCCTAGAAGTGCAGTCTAACACTGACAGCATTTTCTTAAATCTTTCCCTGTTACTACCCTACTGCTactatgaaaaaaacccaactttgCTATTTAGGCAGTCTCTTGCTGCGGCTATGTGGAAGAAGGTAAGTGACCTTGTGACACAACAGCTGGAACCAGTGCCTCTATAGTCTGTCTCACTAAAAGGCACATGTTCAAATCATATCCTCCCTTGGAGGCTGGcagttccctcccagcctgcatTCTGGAGAAGCACCTCAGAATAGTTAACAGCAACAAGCCACCACCTGTTTGGTATAAGACATTAAGCTATGAGGGAAGAAATCTGTTGTTTCATCAATCAGAAGAGAAAAGAGGCTCCTTTGTAACTTGAAAGCTGTTAGTAAGCCCCAGAGGTAGCTTCTTCACGGACAGCTGCTATACTATGCAAATTCTTCCATCTTTCCTTTACCACCTTTTCTAAcagtttcttctttctctccagtTACTCTCTTCTCCCACCCATCTGGAGCAGGAAAAACCCTGGACCCACCTGATGGTGTGTCTGCATCTGATGTTTGTGGTAACTCTTGTCCTTGGTTCAGATCATGTGTTTCTGGTGGACTCTGCGGAGCTGGTGCAGGTTTAAGGGGagttgctgcagctgcaggttgaGATGAGGGCTGTGCAAGGTCATCAGGTGGAGGAACTGGAAACACCATGGGCTTGGAGGAGCTTGATTCCTTATTTATAAGCAGCACATGGATAGGTCCTGAACTACTTTTAAGATTGATTTGGTATTTCTTCTgtccattctgcccctgtaaaGGTGGTATACCGTCAAGGTTACCATTCCCTGTGGACTTCACAAAATGCAACAGGAATGCACAGAGTTATTTCCAAAAGAAAGCAACAAAGATGTTTGAAAACTGGTTCTCAAA from Pogoniulus pusillus isolate bPogPus1 chromosome 14, bPogPus1.pri, whole genome shotgun sequence includes:
- the E2F5 gene encoding transcription factor E2F5, with translation MAAAAEAGGGSSSRHEKSLGLLTTKFVSLLQEAKDGVLDLKAAADTLAVRQKRRIYDITNVLEGIDLIEKKSKNSIQWKGVGAGCNTKEVIDRLRYLEAEIEDLELKEKELDQQKLWLQQSIKNVMDDSTNHQFSYVTHEDICSCFNGDTLLAIQAPCGTQLEVPIPEMGQNGQKKYQINLKSSSGPIHVLLINKESSSSKPMVFPVPPPDDLAQPSSQPAAAATPLKPAPAPQSPPETHDLNQGQELPQTSDADTPSEGCVQQSSTTSAAPYSSLPEPALYPSLAGDVAQDTSSSSDYQGLLPLDVNCILKPNSFDIAKMEEPTGNISGDIIDELMSSDVFPLLRLSPTPGDDYNFNLDDNEGVCDLFDVQILNY